In a single window of the Tigriopus californicus strain San Diego chromosome 2, Tcal_SD_v2.1, whole genome shotgun sequence genome:
- the LOC131877172 gene encoding zinc transporter 7-A-like gives MFQKYHSNLYLQTRSKYQLQTLKMLSKYLFLAVSLTLARAAPAPEATAEATAEADAQAGVFDEVYAPYAAHGHGHGHGYGYPAYGYGYDYAPSYNYGHGHTYDKQYGYGHDVTYGYGHDYVAPHYSDYGHDHQYGYGHYEPSYGHHHGNNYDKYGYSPYEGYGYAYGKHH, from the exons ATGTTTCAAAAGTATCACTCTAATCTGTACCTTCAGACGAGATCCAAGTACCAACTTCAGACGCTCAAAATGCTTAGCAAG TATCTTTTCTTGGCGGTCAGCTTGACCTTGGCTAGAGCTGCTCCGGCCCCTGAGGCCACAGCCGAGGCCACGGCTGAGGCTGATGCTCAAGCCGGAGTGTTTGATGAAGTGTACGCACCTTATGCCGCTCACGGCCATGGCCATGGTCACGGATACGGTTATCCCGCTTATGGATATGGTTATGACTATGCTCCCAGCTACAACTACGGACACGGCCATACCTACGATAAGCAATACGGATATGGACATGATGTCACTTACGGTTACGGACACGACTACGTGGCTCCTCATTACTCTGATTACGGTCATGACCACCAATACGGATACGGCCATTACGAGCCCAGCTACGGACATCACCACGGCAATAACTACGACAAGTACGGCTACTCTCCCTATGAAGGATATGGCTATGCTTACGGCAAACACCACTGA